A stretch of Cicer arietinum cultivar CDC Frontier isolate Library 1 chromosome 5, Cicar.CDCFrontier_v2.0, whole genome shotgun sequence DNA encodes these proteins:
- the LOC101490723 gene encoding phosphoribosylformylglycinamidine cyclo-ligase, chloroplastic/mitochondrial-like, with protein MSFGACTELQHYLAVASVRPNFGKCKCNAIISQCLSNANDGYSGVLSTTRSKVNDKRMVAVRAGGKGLTYKDAGVDIDAGSELVRRIAKMAPGIGGFGGLFPLGDSYLVAGTDGVGTKLMLAFESGIHDTIGIDLVAMSVNDIVTSGAKPLFFLDYFATGHLDVDVAEQVIKGIVDGCKQSDCALLGGETAEMPGLYKEGEYDLSGCAVGIVKKENVINGKNITVGDIIIGLPSSGVHSNGFSLVRRVLAQSGLSLKDKLPGGNITIAEALMSPTTIYVKQVLDIVSKGGVKGIAHITGGGFTDNIPRVFPDGFGALIYENSWEIPTVFKWLQEAGKIEDSEMMRTFNMGIGMVLVVSPEAANGILENRGDTAKAYYRIGEVISGKGVTYS; from the exons ATGAGTTTTGGAGCTTGCACAGAGCTACAACATTATCTTGCAGTAGCATCAGTTAGACCTAATTTTGGAAAGTGCAAATGCAATGCCATAATCAGCCAATGTTTAAGCAATGCAAACGATGGTTACAGTGGCGTATTATCAACTACGCGGTCAAAGGTGAACGATAAAAGAATGGTTGCTGTTAGAGCTGGTGGTAAAGGTCTTACGTATAAGGATGCTGGCGTTGACATTGACGCTGGTTCAGAACTTGTTCGTAGAATAGCAAAGATGGCTCCTGGTATTGGAGGCTTTGGTGGTTTATTCCCCCTTG GTGATTCGTATCTCGTTGCCGGTACTGATGGTGTGGGGACGAAGTTGATGCTTGCTTTTGAATCCGGCATTCACGATACTATTGGAATTGATCTG GTTGCGATGAGCGTCaatgacattgttacttcagggGCAAAGCCATTGTTTTTCCTTGATTACTTTGCTACTGGTCACCTTGATGTGGATGTTGCTGAACAG GTTATAAAGGGAATTGTTGATGGTTGTAAGCAATCTGATTGCGCTCTTTTAGGTGGAGAG ACTGCAGAGATGCCTGGTCTATATAAAGAAGGCGAGTATGATCTTAGTGGCTGTGCCGTTGGCATCGTAAAGAAGGAGAATGTAATTAATGGGAAGAACATTACGGTTGGTGACATTATTATTGGTCTGCCATCCAGTGGAGTTCATTCTAATGGCTTCTCACTAGTAAGAAG AGTACTTGCCCAAAGTGGTCTTTCCCTGAAAGATAAACTTCCAGGTGGTAATATTACAATCGCGGAAGCTTTGATGTCCCCGACGACTATCTATGTTAAGCAG GTGCTTGACATAGTTAGCAAGGGAGGGGTAAAGGGAATTGCCCACATCACAGGTGGTGGTTTCACAGATAATATACCACGAGTTTTTCCCGATGGTTTTGGTGCACTTATATATGAAAACTCGTGGGAAATTCCTACCGTGTTTAAATGGCTTCAGGAg GCTGGAAAGATAGAAGACTCAGAGATGATGCGAACTTTTAATATGGGCATTGGGATGGTCCTTGTAGTTAGTCCAGAGGCAGCTAATGGCATTCTTGAAAACAGAGGTGATACAGCGAAAGCCTACTACCGCATAGGCGAAGTTATAAGTGGAAAGGGTGTGACATACAGTTAA